One window of Paralichthys olivaceus isolate ysfri-2021 chromosome 20, ASM2471397v2, whole genome shotgun sequence genomic DNA carries:
- the LOC109631661 gene encoding apoptosis regulator BAX-like, producing the protein MACDGLSDERIGKALIKDVIEEELKHTASDDVPSLTLYTVELKNEEDKLVDQVSTLVRKIGDKIKDDVEIRDEIDGLARGFRWDRFNSVANKVLEDGITWERIAVLIYVASKLAVRMVEAHMPQSVMEILKCTVDFFKKHLLSWILQRGGWICSFSELAVASMQTASSMSSDRGGLVITFFAGIALGGFITWRLTR; encoded by the coding sequence aTGGCGTGTGATGGCTTGTCTGATGAGAGGATAGGAAAGGCCCTGATCAAAGATGTAATTGAGGaggaactgaaacacacagccTCAGACGACGTCCCGTCCCTCACCCTCTATACTGTGGAATTAAAGAATGAGGAGGACAAGCTTGTGGACCAGGTGAGCACATTGGTCCGCAAAATTGGTGACAAAATAAAGGATGACGTGGAGATCCGAGATGAAATAGACGGGCTTGCACGAGGCTTCAGGTGGGACAGATTTAACTCAGTGGCAAACAAGGTGCTTGAGGATGGGATCACCTGGGAGAGGATTGCTGTGCTAATCTATGTTGCCAGCAAGTTGGCAGTCAGAATGGTGGAGGCTCATATGCCTCAGTCAGTGATGGAGATCCTGAAGTGCACCGTGGACTTTTTCAAAAAACATCTCCTTTCCTGGATTTTGCAACGAGGAGGATGGATCTGCAGCTTCTCAGAGCTGGCGGTGGCGTCCATGCAGACCGCGTCATCCATGAGCTCTGACAGAGGAGGCCTTGTCATCACCTTCTTCGCCGGCATAGCTCTCGGAGGCTTCATCACCTGGAGACTGACCCGTTGA
- the LOC138405850 gene encoding calponin homology domain-containing protein DDB_G0272472-like — MKSERSHASCPIILEETGLAAENVFLAAENAVLAPENAVLALGNAALAAENAVLAAEIAVLTSEKAAIAAEKVALTANNNTLTPEVTALVDEKADLVATKATLTASNAALTCENITTAPEIAVLITETTALADEVAALAIENTALTQENNSLERMLAAKNAAQAEDNAAARAALVEQKTALKWQMDYLASLLCKATFDLADREKSLETARAREEELDKEKELESLKEVREDLITQIRKTEEELSYKQDDEKILIQQNSELQTNSYKEKVKKEKKEKKKQEKKEQLEREKKEREEQKKREKKEREELKKREKKEREELKKREKEKKEREELKKREKEKKEREEQKKREKKEREELKKRKKERKELKKREKKEREELKKREKKEREELKKREKKEKKETEELKKREKEEISHAIYSGLSQTLCAALLEKTALTPEIAALAAGKAALAAENAALAPDSAALTAENNVLVAENAALTAEGAALAAENAALASENAALIGEKAALAAEKAALTAENLILADESVALAAEISAITAEIHTLIVESNALIATNIALTAVKAAQAPEVTALTAEKAALVAEKDALADEKEALSGVSSVLERKLAAQNAALAEDKAAARAALAKQKTALTKQLDYYASLLCHATHDLADRENSLQTVGARVEELEKELEDLKTTMKVKQEARFKQKLDQGDKGEDAKLIQQNSELQELSLKTDSYKEKVKKEEKEKKEKKKQENKEQLEREKKEKEELKQREEREEKHMRKLFPCFVIKGWNSS; from the exons ATGAAGTCTGAAAGATCTCATGCCAGCTGCCCAATCATCCTGGAGGAAACTGGTTTAGCTGCTGAGAACGTTTTTCTAGCTGCTGAGAATGCTGTTCTAGCTCCTGAGAACGCTGTTCTAGCTCTTGGAAATGCTGCTCTAGCTGCTGAGAACGCTGTTCTAGCTGCTGAGATTGCTGTTCTAACCAGTGAGAAAGCTGCTATAGCTGCTGAGAAAGTTGCTCTAACTGCTAATAACAATACTCTAACTCCTGAGGTCACTGCTCTAGTTGATGAAAAAGCTGATCTAGTTGCTACGAAAGCTACTCTAACTGCTTCAAATGCTGCTCTGACTTGTGAGAACATTACTACAGCTCCTGAGATCGCTGTTCTAATTACTGAGACCACTGCTCTAGCTGATGAAGTGGCTGCTTTAGCTATTGAGAATACTGCGCTAACTCAAGAAAATAATTCTTTGGAGAGGATGCTGGCTGCTAAAAATGCAGCTCAGGCTGAAGACAATGCTGCAGCAAGAGCTGCTCTGGTAGAGCAAAAGACTGCACTGAAGTGGCAGATGGACTATTTGGCCTCACTGCTGTGTAAGGCCACATTCGACTTGGCCGACAGGGAGAAGTCTCTGGAAACAGCAAGAGCCAGAGAGGAAGAGTTGGATAAGGAGAAGGAGCTGGAATCTCTgaaggaggtgagagaggatCTGATAACCCAGATcaggaaaacagaggaggagttGTCTTATAAGCAGGATGACGAAAAAATCCTGATCCAGCAGAACTCTGAGCTTCAG ACCAACTCGTACAAGGAGAAGGtcaaaaaggagaagaaagagaagaagaagcaggaaaagaaagagcaactggagagagagaagaaggagagagaagaacagaagaagagagagaagaaggagagagaagaactgaagaagagagagaagaaggagagagaagaactgaagaagagagagaaggagaagaaggagagagaagaactgaagaagagagagaaggagaagaaggagagagaagaacagaagaagagagagaagaaggagagagaagaactgaagaagagaaagaaggagagaaaagaactgaagaagagagagaagaaggagagagaagaactgaagaagagagagaagaaggagagagaagaactgaagaagagagagaagaaggagaagaaggagacagaagaactgaagaagagagagaaggaagaaatATCTCATGCCATCTACTCAGGACTCAGTCAAACCCTCTGCGCTGCCCTCCTGGAGAAAACTGCTCTAACTCCTGAGATCGCTGCTCTAGCTGCTGGGAAAGCTGCTCTTGCTGCAGAGAATGCCGCTCTAGCGCCTGACAGCGCTGCTCTAACTGCTGAGAACAATGTTCTAGTTGCTGAGAATGCTGCTCTTACTGCTGAGGGAGCTGCTCTAGCTGCTGAGAATGCTGCCCTAGCTTCTGAGAATGCTGCTCTAATTGGTGAGAAAGCTGCTCTAGCTGCTGAAAAAGCTGCTCTAACCGCTGAGAACTTGATTCTAGCTGATGAGAGCGTTGCTCTAGCTGCAGAGATTTCTGCTATAACTGCTGAGATCCATACTCTAATTGTTGAGTCCAATGCTCTAATTGCTACGAACATTGCTCTAACTGCTGTGAAGGCTGCTCAAGCTCCAGAGGTAACAGCTCTAACTGCTGAGAAGGCTGCTCTAGTTGCTGAGAAGGATGCTCTTGCTGATGAGAAGGAAGCTCTAAGTGGAGTAAGTAGTGTTCTGGAGAGGAAGCTGGCTGCTCAGAATGCAGCTCTGGCCGAAGACAAAGCTGCAGCAAGGGCTGCTCTGGCAAAACAAAAGACTGCACTGACAAAGCAGCTAGACTATTATGCCTCACTGCTGTGTCATGCCACACACGACTTGGCCGACAGGGAGAACTCTCTGCAAACAGTAGGAGCCAGAGTAGAAGAATTGGAGAAGGAGCTCGAAGATCTGAAGACGACAatgaaagtaaaacaggaagcaaGATTCAAACAGAAACTAGATCAGGGAGACAAAGGAGAAGACGCAAAATTGATCCAGCAGAACTCTGAGCTTCAG gaactctCATTGAAGACCGACTCGTACAAGGAAAAGGTcaaaaaggaggaaaaggagaagaaagagaaaaagaagcaggaaaacaaagagcaactggaaagagaaaagaaggagaaagaagaactgaagcagagagaggagagagaagagaaacacatgaggaagCTGTTCCCGTGTTTTGTCATTAAAGGCTGGAACTCGTCCTAA
- the LOC138405858 gene encoding apoptosis regulator BAX-like: protein MACERDGLSDERIGKALIKDVIEEELKHTASDDVPSLTLYTVELKNEEDKLVDQLSTLVRKIGDKLKDDVEIRDEIDGLARGFRWDRFNSVANKVLEDGITWERIAALIYVVGKLAVRMVEAHMPQSVMEILKCTVDFFKKYLLSWILQRGGWICSFSELAVASMQTASSMSSDRGGLVITFFAGIALGGFITWRLTS from the coding sequence aTGGCGTGTGAACGTGACGGCTTGTCTGATGAGAGGATAGGAAAGGCCCTGATCAAAGATGTAATTGAGGaggaactgaaacacacagcttCAGACGACGTCCCGTCCCTCACCCTCTACACTGTGGAATTAAAGAATGAGGAGGACAAGCTTGTGGACCAGCTGAGCACATTGGTCCGCAAAATtggtgacaaattaaaggatgACGTGGAGATCCGAGATGAAATAGACGGGCTTGCACGAGGCTTCAGGTGGGACAGATTTAACTCAGTGGCAAACAAGGTGCTTGAGGATGGGATCACCTGGGAGAGGATTGCTGCGCTCATCTACGTCGTCGGCAAGTTGGCAGTCAGAATGGTGGAGGCGCATATGCCTCAGTCAGTGATGGAGATCCTGAAGTGCACCGTGGACTTTTTCAAAAAATATCTCCTTTCCTGGATTTTGCAGCGAGGAGGATGGATCTGCAGCTTCTCAGAGCTGGCGGTGGCGTCCATGCAGACCGCGTCATCCATGAGCTCTGACAGAGGAGGCCTTGTCATCACCTTCTTCGCCGGCATAGCTCTCGGAGGCTTCATCACCTGGAGACTGACCAGTTGA